A window of Oryza glaberrima chromosome 2, OglaRS2, whole genome shotgun sequence genomic DNA:
TttgatttttcttcctttttttttcttgtgaacaAACACAATTGTTCACCTGTTCTTTGATTGCATTGCATTGGCTAATAATAATAGTCACTTGCTTTTTAAGCTAAACCAAAAGCTAGCAAAATTGACATGTTCTGATGCAAATGGCACAGCTACataactagctaattaattcGATTGTTCTTGATCTCTCTAATCTGATACCCTAAGTAGTTAGTGGTCACACCAGTTttgtatgtgattttttttttcatttcttagTTCACTGGATCTCACTAGCTTAGATTTGGTTTGGGCGATACTAAtagttgctgctgctgtggctGCACTGTCTCAATCAAGTAGGTCGTCCTCAAATTTAATTGCCACACCCTAACCACTGTTCCCGTACAATGTATTTGTACACGATGCGCGTCTACTTATCGCCTAAGAACCATACAACTTTCATACATACAGTAAACACTGACGTGGCTTAGCTGATAACTCAATTAACTACACCAAAGTAATTGAGTAGTTATACAATGCATATATCTAAATAGCAAACCTTAATTTCATCCAATTTTAATCCTTCAAGTTGAAGAAGCTAGTAGTGAAGACGATCTTTGTGTTATTGTGTGAGATATAAGTCAACGAGTGATCGAGGGAGGAACGGGTGGTGACTGGTTAGTAGCTGATTAATAGATGATTCTTGACGTGATGAATTGTTGTTTGTCGTGTGGGGCAACAAGGAACttcattagaaaaaagaaatagagtTTAATTAGTTTGGAGACCAATGCCAATTGGATATGATGCTGTGGTGTGGTGGGGGCAAGCAAGGCATCAGTTGGAAGCTGGTCTAGCTTAGCTAGATATagcttcctttctctctctaacACACTTCCTCTCTCTTTGGATCTCTCAACACTACACATGCATCTACACTTGCTGGTCACTCACTTGTTCTGCAATCCAAACTACCGAGGAAATTAATGATCAGATCAGTGGCTGCTACCTGCCTTTGTTTTCTCTTTGCCATACTTAAGCAGTGCAGAAAAGATAAGTGCCCTTGAGCTTGCCATGATCCTGCCCATGATTGGCAATTAGCCAAGTTGTCCCTCATGTGGAGAACCCTAGCTTTAAGGATCTAATTAGTGCATGCAACGCTAGTTGGACAACTAGTACCCCTGAACGTGATCACTTCTGTTAAGCTGGCCATTATTTATCCAAAAGATTAACAAATCTTTGTATACACACGGCAAGCCACCTAtccttctcttaaaaaaaaacaaaaacttctGAGAGCAGCTCAAATGTGCTGAGAGCTGATGTCATTGCCTGATCAAGTTAGCAAGGTAAGTTAATTAGAGAGTGCATGACACTCCTCTGGATAATAAAGCTTTAAGCAAGATTTGTTACTAAAACCTTGTGTGCTTTTGCCCTGGCCAAAGTGCTTAGTAGCATATTTCAAGTCACTATATAGGGATCTGTACCAGCAGTGATTCGGGCACACACCAATGAGCCTGAGTTGGGGTGAATTAAGGAATCTGCCTGCCTGCACAGACCAAAAAGAACACAAATAATAAGTGAACAGAATAAAATCCAGGAAACACACAGTGGATTGGAATATACTAGAAGTGATGAAATGAAATATGTGGTGCAGTTGATGGACACCCACCAAGCACACATACCATACCAGCCATGGATCATCCAGCTGCCTGCATATATTGTTAAGTAGTAGTAGGATGGAGATGAGCTGCCTGACTGACCTGGCTCAAGTGGATGATGAGTGAAGCAGTAGTGGGACACTCGACAGTAGCAGCAGCACCATCCACAATCCATGTATAATTAGCAGGGGGATCACTGGCTGCAAGTGACTGGGCCACCACTCATCACGTCATACTCATGCTACTAGACAAGAGAGATCCAGTGAGACCACCAGTATAAACGACGAGATGATCACAAAAATTAAGGACTGTTCAGATGATTATCATGATGGacggaaaaaagaagaagagagaaaagaggagaagtGTGACAATAAATGGAGAGACGAGATTCACTCCACATGACAACAGCTCCCCGAAGGATcccaagcagaagcagcagctgtATCGTGCTGTCTGTCATGCTTGGAGAACCGTTAATCACGATGCATCATCAGGTTTAGGCCTCACTGACAGAGTGACAGACATGTCTTCTCCAAACAAACCTGCAGGCCCTCAAGTCAATTACTGGTAGTTGGTGTTACTACTAAGACGTACTTTGTGGATACACATGGCAATTGACACTTGTGCAGGGTAGCAAGGAGGACATAACCACACTTCCAACTTCCAAGCTAGGATGGGAATAATTCAATATGTGGCAGGATGATTCTTCAGACTTGTTGAGAAGCCATTGATCCATAATATGCCCCTGCTGATGGAATTGTATGATTGCCCCAAGTTAAATTAGTGGCGTGGAGTGAAGGGAGAGTCAATGCTTCATCACATAATAGATTGCTGTGGCTGCCACCTTAAGAGTGTGGCAAGTGTTGGCTTTGCTCATGGGCAACCACTCCTCACACACTGATTGGTGGGCAAACCTTATTCCGATGCCATGTGCTAGAATCATCTTTTGTTCCGTCTCAAGTCATGCCTCCTCTTTGCTTCCTGGCTGATGACTGCATGTTGCTAATTAAACTCAACCTCACACATGTACATTTTCTAATGATGTGGTACAAGTATGCACCGCCCAATGGTCCAAGAAACTTAACCACCTACTGCTGCTGACGGACACAAGCTTAATTGCTTCCAACAGATGCTTCTCCACTGGTGCATTAACTTAAGTAGTTAACTAAAAGTTCTCCAGCTCCATCAGTTTGCGTCTTCATCCAACGAAATGGACGTCGCCACGGTAACAACCAACAATTATTGGGCAAAAGTTAATTCTCACTGTCCTGTGAGAGATAGGGAAAAGAGGAAAACTGAGAATGAGCAAAGAGAATAACAAAATACTCCAATGCCTTGTACTAGCTACTAGctctttggaaaaaaaaaatccaatgccTTAATAGGCCATTGGTTTCTGAAAATAGTTAGTATTATTTTGGTTTATTTCCACTGTTGctattaaaaatcatttataatACTGTCGTTTGATTAGTCAACATTAATGTAAAGCTAAAAAAAGCTAATGGCCAAAGCTATATTTCAAAGACCACGAAAAATCGAGAACatcaaatagaaaaaataggGAGGGAGTAATAGCTAAGTATTATCTTACATAAAGCAAGGAGACCGGAACCTTCAGGTTGCTCACAGCCAGTAGTAATTCTCCGTTCAGTACAACTCTTATCCAACAGTACAGGAAAATAGATTCCACGAAAAAGAAATGTGGGTCCCTGATAATGACTTGTAATGAATGTCAGATAATATCCGAAATAACCAGACCTTAGATAATATAATCCCTAACCTTTCTTTGCCATTCCTTTTGGAATAATAAGTCTGGAGTCTGGGATTTGATTGAATCGACCATATAATAATAACACAGTGGTGCATATACAGCTTTAGCGAAGATAAAAAATGACCTGATCCCAAAAGTGCATCCACAGATTCTCCAAGATTCACACAGCAGTGAGTATGTTATGATGGAGATCAAATTCAGATTATCACCAGAGTTAACATGCTTGCCGAACTTGCAAGGTTATAGTTAGTTCGGTGACCGGCCAAACTATAATGCGTCTCTGGCAAGTTGGCCATCACTCACTCTCTTTGTAGCTCACTGCTCAGCTGATGAACACTTTTTGCTCGCACCACTGATAAGTAATGAAGACATCACCTTCATGGCCAATACTTTCTGCTGCAACCCAAGTGATGCTTCCAAAATTAGCAACTTTGGTAGCTACAGAGTCCCTGTTTATCGCACGCTTATCAGTTATCACATTATGCTCACATTTACAAATCTGCCACTGAGAGTATGTACTGCCGTACTGGCACTTAGTTTGCTAGCTGCAAAAtgcaaattgaagaaaaaactGTATCTGTGAATTTTCTTTCTGGTAAGAGAGTCGATACCATCATGACCCACCCCTCTAAGAACTAACATATCAGAAATGCATCCCTGGTTTCAATTCAACAGAAGGTCATCTTCTAGGCGCACAGTTGCCGTTCTAGACCATTCTATTGCCCTGCAACCTTTTCACTCATCTACTCATAGCTATCAACATATATACTATAAAGACATCGGTGTCTTGAGGCAGAAATTAGAATATCCACAAAGGATATCTAACCATTTTGCTAGCCACAAAAAACACACGGTGTCACATGTCCACACATAATCAGCTGAGCGACTAGTGTCACTACACAGAGTGAAGtggctctctctcctctcactccCTGCCACTAGGGAGCTGATAAGTGGCAAAAGTAGTAAGTGGTACTAGTAGCAGTAGCAGGTGTGGCACCAGAGCAGCAGGAGTACACGCTGAGGGTAGCAAGGGACAACAACAGGTAGCACCAATCCAAGCAGTAGTGGCTGTAGTGAAATTTGGACACTGTACGAGCATCAGCTTGTGGAAGCGAAGGAAAGAAAGCCTTTTTTCAGGAGAGGCTGGGATTGAGGCATATGAATGGTACCGTATTCGGTGTGACACTAGAACCAGAGCGTTCCCTGAGTGCGACGCTGCAACCAATCTCCTGCACTCACTCAAGCAACTTTTTTGCAAGGCCAGCTGATCTGCTTGGTCCCTGTGTTGTGTGCATGTGAAGTGTCAAAGTGTGAATCAGTGGAATCCATCTTGTGCACTAGGTCatcacttcacttcacttcacttaACTTGTGGCCTCATACCGGTCTCGTGACCACCACCATCCCTCTCCTTTTTACAACCATCCTTCTGCTTAATTTACACCTGTATTGTAGGTAAAATCATATTGTATTTATTTCATCTCTCaaagagatgatgtatttatttcaAGTAAGTAAACAAGAAAGAAGGAAATATATGTGTGAGCTTCCTAATTTCTACATAATATGCAAGCCTCACCCACTATAAGCCGTTGCttgtctataaaaatatataaacggATAAGTCTGGGACTGGGATGGTTTGGTCTAGTCTGCCTACTTGTGTAGTAGAGGATTGTGCTCTTCAACGCAACTTGCTGTACCATCAACTTTAGATATATGCCTTTGGCTTGGGATGGATGTGTCGTGTTGAGTTGAGTTGAGTGGTGCTGCTCCTCTCGTCAATCTGTGGCCGCTCTCACCTTGGCTTACTACTACTTTATAGtcatttcatatttttcatcCTGGGTACTGCAGGTGTTTTTTCAGAATCAATAGCCTCTAATCTGCACAACAAGTTTCATATACTCCTCTGTGAATATGTCAAATGACGTCTAAGGTGCTTTCAGCATCTTTGGTCAAAATCCTAGGGTGAAGAAAGGGGTAATCAGAAGTATTAATTGATCACCATCTTTTCTTCCCCCCATTTTTAAGATAAGATCACAAGTCCAATCATACTAGTAgtatacgtttttttttttgtgtgtgtgtgtgtgagagagagagagagagagggagagagagagggagagagagagcataaCGAAACTTGGATGCATGGGCCTCAAAGGGGGAAAAGAGCAGGCCCAGATTTAAAAGCCACTGTCAAGAACTAAGCCCAGCTCAGCTCGTCGATCAGAAGCTTTACAACCTAGAAGCTTTTCTACAGGCAATCAGCGATCTGCATGTACGGATATACCCTAGAACTAGTCAACTAGAATGGGAGGGACCAAGGGGTTTTGTGGTTCACAAGTCAGTTACTCTTATCTGGTTTTAACAATTATTTGTGTGGGGTCTATGTAGTCTGGGCACAATTGGCATTTTCGCATGGGCTTCATCTGGCAAGATAAAGACCAGGTGGAAACAGCAGAGTGAACAAATATTAACCCACATAAAAATCTAAATGTCATCGAATAGAGCATGCTGTGGATCAAACATGGCCAAATACATGGAAAGCTTTGGATGACTGAATGCACAGAACAGATAGAAGTAAACATACCTCCTTTTTCCTTGGCTTGGTAAATGTTTTGTGCAATAACCTGATAGGCACAAACAATATCAATGAAGTTAACTTCTGTGTTCATATGAACTTGCAGCAGTACATGCACAAAAATTGGTTTGATCACCATCTTTAATATCTCATTGCTTAAGCAGTGACCTGGAAAAGTATCACTCCCCCTCAGTATACTGACCTTGTATTGGCCATAAAGAAGTGAATAAAATTGCTGAAGTCCGTTCAGCCAATTCATTTTTGGTCCATTCAAATACAAAGACATGAACTGGAAAATTTCATATTGTTGCAACAAATCTGAAATATTTCAGCCAAGATCCAAATTACATGGTATGGTGTTAGGATGATAACTTATCCTCTGCTTTTACTATGGCAATGTAGGCACACATATGCACAGAAAATACAAAATCGCTTCTTTGTAGCAAAGTGTTGCGAAAAAACATTTTAACTTTGAATAACTGTACCCCTGAGTATCAATGTTTGTTATGTGGAAAAACATTGCAActaaatatttcataaaatatatttggttttgtttttcctGGACTCCACATTCATGATACACCACACTACCACCTaattcaacacaaaacaaatgtgTAAGAACCAAACAGATAATCCACTTATAGCTGGTTCATTTTGTAGGCAAAGAAACTAATATAGAGTAACAGACAAGATAAGTTGTcatatttcccttttttttctttccattcaGTTCAGATAACAGTGAAACCATATGACACCAAAAATGGGGTTGGTTGGATTAGATATTACACAAAAACATGACTACCTGAAGAGTTCAGCTGTTATCAGGACTCCACCAGTCCCACTGATAATCCTGTGGTCCAGGCCAGGCAACACAAGTATGCAAAGGTCTCCACTGCAGGATCATGAACCATCTTCACTATCATCAATTATGATCCAGCTAGGCATAGGATTTCAAAGCAACTCTGAAATGCAATGGCAAAACATAAAGGACTATAAGGAAAATTAAGGTTTTCACAGGATCACAGATATAACCAGACCTTCATGGAAAAAGAACAGCATCTAGTAAAGTATGACCTGCAATGCAAGATTGACCCTGGATATGGCAATCTTTGATTGCTAATAGCAGATTAGAAGTtctcaacaaaaaaatatagcaaaagTTCACCTAGCAGCTGTTGTTATGTTTAAATATGAAAGGGATCTTCGTTTCAAAAAATGTCCAAAGGCTACTCATGGTGCTACAAACATCATCACTTTCctcatagtactagaaaattatttgcagtaaagaaaagaaatatttttgcaGGTAACAACTACTTCATAGCAGAAATTCAAAAGACATCTAGAAGGCCCAAGTGGGCAGAAACCAGTAAAGCATCATTTTTGGCAAATAGAATGCCCAAGTGAGCATAAACCAGCAAGGCATCATTTGGCAAATCAATGTGTAGAGTTCCACCTCTCCAAGACCCCAACAACAAATTGCATAAACTATAAGAATATTTGTATTTGTACCTGCAGCAACAATTATTGCTAAGGAGTTCTTAGTCTATCCAAATTTAGCACTGATATTTCAAAGAGCACAGTATTTTCTTTTCCAACTGGAACATCTTTTCCTCCATCTGGGTTGTGGATGCAACTGTGCAAGAATGTGTGCAGTGTAACATGTGTTACACATCCTTTAACCTCACGTACATTTAGTTTGTAGTAAATGGTACTTGCCACCAAATCATTCTCCAAGTGATGAGACTGCCCGGCCACTTACATTTCTAGATGCACTGAAGCAGTATATTTCCGTAAAATATGTATTCTGGGATTTCTGCTCTCTTGCAAGATCATACCTGCCACATTTCAAACATGCCACCCTATGAGATTACTGCAACAAACTTTCAGAGAGCCAAAACGCTTGTCGAGGATTAGACAATAGAATCATTCAATCAGCACTACTGACCACCCTGACAAGATAAAGAAACATCTATATCTGGTAGATAAGAGACCAAACTTCGCATTTTAAACTCTGTAAAGGTTTTTAAGTAAACGTTGAGCTTGCCATGTCATTCCTGGTTTTGAGAATGCTCTGCATATAATACTAAGAGTGCCTTTAGATGGACTGAATCCTTTTTCTTTCATATCTTTGAGACATTTTTTCACCTCAGTTCCATTTCGAATCCTTGACCATCCACTTACAAGGATATCATAAGTACAGGATGTAGGATGAACACCTCTCTTTTGCATATCCTTGAAGAGCTCTTTAGCTTGAGTCATCATTCCTGCTTTAGTGAAGTCACTTATAAGAGCATTATAAGTGCTTACTTTAGGAACAAAGCCCTTTCCCACCATTTCACAATACAATCTCATTGCTTCGACTTTGTTGCTTTGTTTTCCATGTCCTGTAACCAGTATGTCATAGGTGAGATTATTGGGTTCAAGCCCACTCTTCTCCATCTCAATGAGCACGGTGCCTGCTTCTCCGATCCTTCCAACAGACTCAAGACCACCCAGAAGCGTGTTGAAAGTAGCTATATTTGGTGAAATGTTTTGGTGAAGCATCTGAGCATATGTAGCAAATGCATTATCTAGATGGCTGCTCTTGCAATGACCAAGAATAAGAGCATTGAATGTGATTGTGTCTGGGGCAATTCCACTCCCCAACATTTCTTCCAGAACAACTGTGGCTTTTCTTGTCATGCCATGGTAACACAGAACTTGCAAAAGCGTATTGTATACGGTGATATCAGCATGAAGCCCAGCATTCATCATCCATTCATGAATATCCAGAATCACATCCAACCTCCTGCTTTGTGAACATGCTTGCAAAACCCGTCGATGAGTCAGAGAGGATGGAGAGAATCCAGCTGAGACCATCTCATTTAGCAAATACTTTGCCTTCTCCACTGCCCCAGTCCCAAAGAGACCAGCAACCAGTGTGTTGTATGTGATGAGGTTAGGCTTTATGGAGCTCATCTTCATTTCATGAAGGAGTTTTAGAGCTTTAGCAGTCTCTCCTTTCCTGCAATGCGAAACAATCATAGTGTTATATGTTGATTGATCAGGTTTTAATCCCATATTTCTCATCTCTGTCAAGAAGGATTTTGCTTCCTTAAACTTCCCAAGCATGCAAAGGCAATTGATAAACACATTATAAACAACTGCATCGGGCAACATGTTTCTGTCCATTAACTCCTGACCAAACTTAAAAGCAGTAGGCATGTCGCCTGCTTTGACGAGCCCATCTATTAAAGTGGTATAGTTTACGTGATCTAGTGACAGGCCACTCCCACTCGCATCTTTAAACAATGCCATGGCTTCCTCTATTTTTCCGTTCTGTCTCAAACCATTCACCAGAGAATCAACAATGAATTTATTTACCTTGACACCCTCACATAGCATGTCATGGTACACCTCAAGAGCTGCATCTTGCCCTTGGAACTTGAAGAAACCATCAATAAGTGTTCCGTAGGTCACCACATTTGGATTGATGCCCCTTTCCTTCATCATCCTCTTATACTCAGTTGCTTTGTCAAGCAATCCTCTTTTAACAAAGCCGTTGATGACCGATGAGAACGTAACAACATTTGGACTGATCGATTTCTCCTCCATTTCCAGCAACATCTGCTCTGCCTCATCGACGTTGTGAGCTTTGCAGAGAGCGTCGATCAATACAGTGTATGTAACACCATTGGGGGAGAGATTATCTGAAAGAGCAAAACGAAGTGTGTCCTTTACTTCATCAGTCTTGCCTTGTTTACCCAACCAGTCCATCAAAGCAGTATAGGTGACCAAATCCATGACCACGCCTCTAGAAACCATCTCCCCCAACAGGCTGAGCAACTCCTTGCCCCTCCCAGCTTTCGCCAGCGAGTCAATAAGCGTACAGTAGGTGACATGGTTCGGCGCAGCCCCAACCTTGTCCATCTCCCTGAAAAGAGCATACGCCTCCGAGAAGCGGCCATCCCTACAAAGTCCAGCAACGAGAGCGCTAAGCGTGACCACATCCAGCAGCACTCCATTCCTGACCATTCCCTCATACAAATCGAATGCCTCCTCGACCCCTTTCGTCCTACAGTAGTACACAATGAAGGGTGTGTAGGTCGCCACATTCGGATCAACCCCTGCCTCCTTCATCATGTCCAGCACGCCCCGCGCAGCATCAACCTGGCCGGCGCGGCAGAACCCGGCAACCAAGGTATTGTAGCCCACCACATCCATTGGCAGCCCCTGTGCCGTCATCCTGTCGGCCACGGACAATGCTGCGGGCGTGTCCCCAACCCTGCAATATCCAGCAATGAGAGTGTTCCAGCCGATGACATCCAAGGCGTGGATCCCTCCGCCCCTGTCGGccagggccgccgccgcgtcgacctGGCCATTCCTGCAGAGCCCAGCGAGCAGAGTGTTGACGGTGACCCCGTCGAACGGCACCCCGCGTTTGCACATTtcggcgagcacggcggggGCATGGGCATGGTCGGAGAGGGCGGCGAGAAGGATGTTGTAGGCGACGGTGGTCGGGCGAGAGGAGCGGAGGAGCGCGATGGCGGGGCggagcaggcggaggcggcagtggGAGTAGAGGAGGGCGTTGAGGGAAGCGGGGTCGGCGGGGCGGaagcggatggcggcggcggcgaggccggaggTGGCGAGGGCggggatgaggcggcggaggaggggggcgggaggggaggggagggaggagaggaggtgggaggcggcggagaggcggccggcgcggaggagggcgaTGGCGAGGGAGCAGAGGAAGGAGGCGTGGAGGCGGAGGGTTTCGGATTCAGGCGGGGGCGCCATGGCCGCTGCCGCAGACCACCACTAGCAGCAGGTCGCTGATGAGtagtgaatttttttcatttttaaatttttttcttttaatatttacggaaataatctatcggcgcaaaaaattacaaaaatagaccctgccgccctagtggagggcggcacgctgacgtggcagacggcgtCTCAACGACGCCGTCTGCCGCCGTCTGCGAAATTTGCAtttagccccttgccgccctcggCAAGGGGCTAAATGCATTTTTCGCAGCCCTAAAGAGCATTTGGctcgtacattttttttttatctgagtCCCTTGCCGCCCTACTAGAGAGCGGTAAGGGAGCCAGATGCAAAAAGTACTAGGCCCGGGCTGGCTTTTTTGCATGgaggccccttgccgccctaaCGAAAAAACCCTCCCTCTCCCGTTTGCTGTCACCGCCCATCCCTCCCCCGTTTatcacgtcagcttgccgctcTAGTGGAGGACGGTAGggtctatttttataattttttttttgccgatagattatttctgtaaatattaaaagaaaaaaaataaaaaataaaaaaaattcgatgAGTAGTAGGGCTTCTCTCTGGGCTTCTTTCGGGCCTGAACGCTTAAAGCCCGAAACCAATAGTGGGCCTTTTTAACTCTCGCGGAGTTGGCCAGTAACCTGTTGATGGGCTGGACCTTGGCGCTGACGAGAATGGCCCATACTGTCTTCGGCCTAGCCCATAGCACTTTCAGACCAAAAA
This region includes:
- the LOC127763656 gene encoding pentatricopeptide repeat-containing protein At5g14770, mitochondrial, with translation MAPPPESETLRLHASFLCSLAIALLRAGRLSAASHLLSSLPSPPAPLLRRLIPALATSGLAAAAIRFRPADPASLNALLYSHCRLRLLRPAIALLRSSRPTTVAYNILLAALSDHAHAPAVLAEMCKRGVPFDGVTVNTLLAGLCRNGQVDAAAALADRGGGIHALDVIGWNTLIAGYCRVGDTPAALSVADRMTAQGLPMDVVGYNTLVAGFCRAGQVDAARGVLDMMKEAGVDPNVATYTPFIVYYCRTKGVEEAFDLYEGMVRNGVLLDVVTLSALVAGLCRDGRFSEAYALFREMDKVGAAPNHVTYCTLIDSLAKAGRGKELLSLLGEMVSRGVVMDLVTYTALMDWLGKQGKTDEVKDTLRFALSDNLSPNGVTYTVLIDALCKAHNVDEAEQMLLEMEEKSISPNVVTFSSVINGFVKRGLLDKATEYKRMMKERGINPNVVTYGTLIDGFFKFQGQDAALEVYHDMLCEGVKVNKFIVDSLVNGLRQNGKIEEAMALFKDASGSGLSLDHVNYTTLIDGLVKAGDMPTAFKFGQELMDRNMLPDAVVYNVFINCLCMLGKFKEAKSFLTEMRNMGLKPDQSTYNTMIVSHCRKGETAKALKLLHEMKMSSIKPNLITYNTLVAGLFGTGAVEKAKYLLNEMVSAGFSPSSLTHRRVLQACSQSRRLDVILDIHEWMMNAGLHADITVYNTLLQVLCYHGMTRKATVVLEEMLGSGIAPDTITFNALILGHCKSSHLDNAFATYAQMLHQNISPNIATFNTLLGGLESVGRIGEAGTVLIEMEKSGLEPNNLTYDILVTGHGKQSNKVEAMRLYCEMVGKGFVPKVSTYNALISDFTKAGMMTQAKELFKDMQKRGVHPTSCTYDILVSGWSRIRNGTEVKKCLKDMKEKGFSPSKGTLSIICRAFSKPGMTWQAQRLLKNLYRV